A genome region from Crossiella equi includes the following:
- a CDS encoding S9 family peptidase — protein sequence MRPEDLPFLRVPGVPTLHGDRLVVAVTSPDVTADAYRGGLWEVPLHGGGPRRITHGLSDTQPKLSPDGRWLAFLRVAGTSGTAARPQLHVLPTAGGDAVKLTDLPLGAGVPAWAPDSASLAFTARVPEPGRHGTEEGVGPDAEAPRRITTLTYRLDAVGFLGDKPAQVHVVALPGADGVVPETRCLTELPVDAGDPSFTGDGTHVLFTAQRDLGTQGPTFHTDVYAVPVAGGEPVLVVRSEGTAEYPVADGDTVYFTGEAFTPGRCVAVNPALWSAPLALSGQPGTPVRLTEAETVAVERAPGPPVPVEGGVLVTVAVRGAVEVRLVPEGAKDTPLADLPLLAGAGAQVLGFTGHGGRVVAAVSTVTDPGELYLIGDEPVVLSAFNAGFRDRLRGWEEINTTAADGYPVHGWVLRPDGEGPHPVLLNIHGGPFRFYTQGFFDEAQVYARAGYAVVLGNPRGSASYGEAHGAALVGPGFGVEADTGDLLALLDAALAAPDLDAARVGVMGGSYGGFMTTWLAAHHGERFVAAWSERAVNVWDSFEGSSDIGWWFGHAYYTGERTEHEGSPLTHANKITIPVLIAHSEQDWRCPLEQAQRLFVALQRQGTPSELLIFPGEGHGLSREGRPRHRVQRFEAVLEWWDRHLPVRR from the coding sequence ATGCGTCCGGAGGATCTTCCCTTTCTGCGAGTGCCCGGTGTCCCCACCCTGCACGGTGACCGCCTGGTCGTCGCCGTGACCAGCCCCGACGTCACCGCCGACGCCTATCGGGGCGGGCTGTGGGAGGTACCGCTGCACGGCGGCGGCCCCCGGCGGATCACGCACGGGCTCTCCGACACCCAGCCGAAGCTGTCCCCGGACGGCCGGTGGCTGGCGTTCCTGCGCGTGGCGGGCACCTCGGGCACCGCGGCCCGCCCGCAGCTGCACGTGCTGCCCACCGCGGGCGGCGACGCGGTCAAGCTCACCGACCTGCCCCTGGGTGCCGGAGTGCCCGCGTGGGCGCCGGACTCGGCGTCACTGGCCTTCACCGCGCGCGTGCCCGAACCGGGCCGCCACGGCACCGAGGAGGGCGTCGGCCCGGACGCGGAGGCCCCGCGCCGCATCACCACCCTCACCTACCGCCTGGACGCCGTCGGCTTCCTCGGCGACAAGCCCGCCCAGGTGCACGTCGTGGCCCTGCCCGGCGCGGACGGCGTCGTACCGGAGACGCGGTGCCTGACCGAGCTGCCGGTGGACGCCGGGGACCCGAGCTTCACCGGCGACGGCACGCACGTGCTGTTCACCGCGCAGCGCGACCTCGGTACCCAGGGCCCGACCTTCCACACCGACGTCTACGCGGTGCCGGTGGCCGGGGGCGAGCCGGTGCTGGTGGTGCGTTCGGAGGGCACCGCCGAGTACCCGGTGGCCGACGGCGACACCGTGTACTTCACCGGCGAGGCCTTCACCCCCGGCCGCTGCGTCGCGGTCAACCCCGCCCTGTGGTCGGCCCCGCTGGCACTGTCCGGCCAGCCCGGCACCCCGGTGCGGCTGACCGAGGCCGAGACCGTCGCGGTGGAACGCGCCCCCGGACCGCCCGTGCCGGTCGAGGGCGGCGTCCTGGTGACCGTGGCCGTGCGCGGCGCCGTGGAGGTGCGCCTGGTGCCGGAAGGGGCCAAGGACACGCCCCTGGCCGACCTGCCGCTGCTGGCGGGCGCGGGCGCGCAGGTGCTCGGCTTCACCGGGCACGGCGGGCGCGTGGTGGCCGCGGTGTCCACCGTGACCGACCCCGGCGAGCTCTACCTCATCGGGGACGAGCCCGTGGTGCTCAGCGCGTTCAACGCCGGCTTCCGCGACCGGCTGCGCGGCTGGGAGGAGATCAACACCACCGCCGCGGACGGCTACCCCGTGCACGGCTGGGTGCTGCGCCCCGACGGCGAGGGCCCGCACCCGGTGCTGCTCAACATCCACGGGGGCCCGTTCCGCTTCTACACCCAGGGCTTCTTCGACGAGGCCCAGGTCTACGCCCGCGCCGGGTACGCCGTCGTGCTGGGCAACCCGCGTGGCTCGGCCAGCTACGGCGAGGCGCACGGCGCCGCACTGGTCGGGCCGGGCTTCGGCGTGGAGGCCGACACCGGCGACCTCCTCGCGCTGCTGGACGCCGCCCTGGCGGCCCCGGACCTGGACGCCGCGCGCGTGGGCGTGATGGGCGGCTCCTACGGCGGGTTCATGACCACCTGGCTGGCCGCGCACCACGGCGAGCGGTTCGTCGCGGCCTGGAGCGAGCGCGCGGTCAACGTCTGGGACTCCTTCGAGGGCTCCTCCGACATCGGCTGGTGGTTCGGGCACGCCTACTACACCGGTGAGCGCACCGAGCACGAGGGCAGCCCGCTCACCCATGCGAACAAGATCACCATTCCGGTGCTGATCGCCCACTCCGAGCAGGACTGGCGCTGCCCCCTGGAACAGGCGCAGCGGCTGTTCGTCGCCCTGCAA